GCCGAACAGGTCGATGCCGTAGGGGTCCATGAGCGCCATGTAGATGCCGCCGACGAAGTTGTTGAGCGTGGTGAACAGCACGAGCGCCAACAGGCCCGGCGCCGCGAGCACGGCGCGCCAGCCGCCGCGGATGTCGACCCACTTGGTCACCTGCTCCACGTGCACGATCTCGCGCTCGGGGATCCGCAGCGTCAGCAGGTGCAGCATCGTCAGGGCGAGCGCCGTGACGCCGATCACCAGGGTCCACCCCATGCCGAGGAACCCGACCGACAGGCCGCTGAAGACGCTCGTGACGAGCATGGCGAGGCCCTGCACGGTGCCGACGAGGCCGTTGGCGTTGGCGTGCTTGTCGTCGGGCACGAGCAGCGTGACCGTCGTGGACAGCGCGATGTTGCGCAGCTGCTCGACCACCGCGCCGGCGAGCATCACGACGGCGAAGATCCAGAAGGCGGGGCCGGTGAGATCGGTGATCGCGCCCTCGCCGACCCAGAAGAAGTAGGCCGAGTCGAGGATGAACACGATGAGCGCGATGAACGTGGCCCACACCATGACCGGCTTCTTCCGGAAGCGGTCGACGAGCGTGCCGAAGAACATGCTGAACACCGACACGAACAGCATGTAGGCGCCGCCGATCACGCCGGTCGCGATGACGTTGCGGGTCTCGGCGTAGATCCAGAAGGTGAGCGCGAACCACAGGAAGCTCGTCGTGATGTTCGCGACGGCGGTGTTCACCAGCACATGCAGGAACATGCGGAACCCGTTCTCGGGAACCGCAACGTGGGCGGCGGGCGGGGCCGGCTCGCCCTGGCCGGGGTGGATGGGGTCGGACACGGCGCGTCACTCCGTTTCGTGCGAGGGTCGTCTGCCGCCACAGTAGGGCCCACGACCGACATTCGAAACGGCGAGGACCCCGAGCGCCGCGCGCCCGGGGTCCTCGACAGCAAGCCTCAGCCGAGCGCCGGGATCACCTTCTGCTCGAACAGCTCCATGCCGGAGGGGTCGTAGGCCGCCTCGGGGAAGTACGTGATCGCGTAGGCGAGGCCCGCCTCGCCCACCGCGGCGAGCTTCTCGGTCACCTGCTCGACGGTGCCGACGAGCGCCCCCGGGGCGCGGTAGCCGGCCATCACGCCCTCGAGCTTGTCGCCCAGGTGCGGGGCGAGCCGCGCCTCGATCGCGGCGAGGCGCTCCTCGACCTCGGCCTCGGTCTCGCCGATCACCGTGTTGTAGTTGGCCGAGCGCGTGATCTCGGAGAAGTCACGGCCGATCCGGTCGGTGTGGCCGCGCAGGATCGCGCTCTTGGCCTGGAAGCCCTCGAGGTCGCCCGAGAAGTTGGTGTACGAGGCGTACTGCGCCGCGATCCGCAGCGTGACCTTCTCGCCACCACCCGCGATCCAGAACGGGATGCCGCCGTCCTGGAGCGGCAGGGGCTGCACGATCGCACCGTCGACCTGGTAGAACTCGCCGTCGAGCGTGGCCTTGCCGGTGAGCCACGCCTGCTGCATGATGTCGACGCCCTCGCGCAGCATGCGCAGGCGCTCGGGGGCCTCGGGGAAGCCGTAGCCGTAGGCGCGCCACTCGTGCTCGTACCAGCCGGCGCCGATGCCCATCTCGACGCGACCGCCCGAGACGTGATCGACGGTGGCGGCCACCTTGGCGAGGTAGGCCGGGTTGCGGTAGCCCATGCACGTGCACATCTGGCCGAGGCGGACGCGGCTCGTCGACGCGGCGAAGGCCGACATCAGGGTCCAGGCCTCGTGCGTGGCCTCCGCGCTCGGAACGGGCGTGGTGTGGAAGTGGTCGTACACCCAGATCGACTCCCACGGACCGGCGTCGGCGCGCTGCGCCAGGCCGTTCATCGTGCGCCAGTGCTCGGCGGGATCGATCCCCACCAGATCGAAGCGCCAGCCCTGGGGGATGAAGATTCCGAAACGCATGCGAGTCCTTCCGTCGCGTGATCTGGGGGTCGGGATCAGACTATGCCCGCCGCGTCGGCCCGGCGCGGCATCACGAGCGTGCCGAGGTGGGCGTGGGGGATCCGCTCGCGCATGACGCGGATCGCCTCCGGGTTGTCGTCGACGAGCGTCGCGTGGCGGCCGAGCGCGCTGGCCACCGCGCCCGTCGTGCCGCTGCCGGCGAAGAGGTCGAGCACGTGATCGCCCGGCCGCGAGGAGGCCTGCACGATGCGGCGCAGGATGCCCTCGGGCTTCTGCGTGGGGTAGCCGGTGCGCTCGCGCCCGGTGGTCGGCACGATCGTGTGCCACCACACGTCGGTGGGCAGCTTGCCGCGGGCGGCCTTGTCGGGCGTGACCAGGCCCGGCGCCATGTAGGGCTCGCGATCGACGGCGTCGGAATCGAACCAGTAGCGCTCGGGATCCTTGACGTACACGAGGATCGTGTCGTGCTTCGTGGGCCAGCGGCGGCGGGTCTTGGCGCCGTAGTCGTAGGCCCAGATCAGCTCGTTGAGGAACCGGTCGCGGCCGAAGACGGCATCGAGCAGCACCTTCGCGTAGTGCGCCTCGCGGTAGTCCAGGTGCACGTACAGGGTGCCGTCGGCGGCAAGCAGCCGCCACGCCTCGGTGAGCCGCGGCTCGAGGAACGACCAGTAGTCGTCGAACCGATCGTCGTACTCCCGCAGGGCTCCCCGCACGCGGGCGTACTCGCGCCCGCGGAAGCCCGCGTGGACGGGCTCGGCAGCGCCCGACGGCGCGGGGGCCTGCGGGCGGTGGGAGCGCGAGCGCCCCGTGTTGAACGGCGGGTCGAGGTAGATGAGCGTGAACGCGCCATCGGGGAGCGCGCGGGCGACGTCGAGGTTGTCGGCCTGGTGGATCGTGACGCGGCCGGGTTCAGGGGACACGGTGGAGCCACGCGTCGGTCGAGAACTTCGTGCGCACCAGCTCCTCGGCGGCCGCATACTCCTCCGGCGTGATCGTGCCGCGGGTCGCGCCCGCGTAGCTCGCGAACGTCTCCATGAAGCGATCGATGATCGCCCGGCGGGGCAGTCCGGTCTGGCTGCGCAGCGGGTCCACGCGCTTGGCGGCCGAGACGGTGCCCTTGTCGCTGAGCTTCTCGCGCCCGATCCGCAGCACCTCGTTCAGGACCTGGCCGTCGATGTCGTAGCTCAGCGTGGCGTGATGCAGCACGCCGCCGTTGGCGAGCCGCTTCTGCGCGGCGCCGCCGATCTTGCCGCTGGGGCTCGTGATGTCGTTGAGCGGCTGATACGTGGCGTCGATGCCGAGCGATCGCAGCGCCTGCAGCACCCAGTCGTCGAGGAACGCGTAGGAGTCGGCGAACGTCAGCCCCGCGACGAGCGAGGCCGGCACATAGAGCGAGTACGTGACGATCTGCTCGGCACCCATGAGCATCGCCCCGCCGCCCGAGATCCGGCGCACCACCTGGAAGCCGTGCTTGGCGGCCCCCTCGGGATCGACCTCGTTGCGGTACGACTGGAACGATCCGATCACCACGGCCGACTCGTCCCACTCCCAGATGCGCAGGGTCGGCTTGCGCCGCCCGTCGCCCACGCGCTCGGTGAGCACCTCGTCGAGGGCGAGGTTCATCATCGGAGAGACGGCGGGGTCGTCGACGATCTCCCACGCGAAGTCGTGCCAGTCGGCGGCGGTCACGAGCGCGCGGCGCACCGCGGTGCCGACCGACTCCGGCGTGAAGCCCAGCAGCTGCGCCCCGTCGGGCAGCGCGCCGCGCACCGCGGCGGCGATCTGCGCGACGTCGGCGGTGTCGGGCAGCCCGTTCACGGCGGCGTTGATGTCGAGCAGCGCGTCGTCGGGCTCGAGGAAGAAGTCGCCCGCGAGGTGGAAGTCGCTGATCCGCCCGTCGGCGACCTCGAGGTCGACGACGACGAGCTTTCCCCCCGGGACCTTGAACTCACCGTGCATGGTCCCAGCCTAGAACCGCGAAACTGCACCGCGGCGCCGAGACGGCGGGCGGTGTCAGCAGTCTCGGCGCGGGCGTGCAGTCTCGCGGTTCCCGGGCCGGACGGATGCGCCTCAACGGGGCCGGGTCGCGGCGCCTCAGGGGGGCGGGAAGCGGGCGTCGAGCCAGGCGAGCAGGTCGGCGCGGGCCTGCGGCCAGCTGACGTCGTTGAAGATCTCGTGCCGCGCGCCCGGGTAGACCAGCGTGGTCACATCGTCGAGGCCGGAGCGGGTGCGGTAGGCGTGCGCGAGCCGGTGCACCGCGCGCGGTCCGCCGACGCTGTCGTCGCGGCCGACCATCAGCAGCACGGGGATGTCGTGGCCGGCCGCCTCGCGCAGCCCGCGCCGCGGCCGGCCGAACAGTCGCGCGGCATTGAGCGGCCCGAACAGCCGCAGCAGCGGGGTGGAGGTGGTGAGCGGGTCGGCGTGGAAGGCGCTCGCGACCGCGGGGTCGGTCGACAGCCACTCCAGGCCGTTGGCCTCGGGGCCGGCCCACCGCCGGTTCAGGTCGCCGGCGTTGAGCGATCCGGGCCACCGCAGCGACGAGCCGCTGAGCGCGACACCCGCGAAGTCGGCGGGGTCGAGGTCGAGCAGGATCTGCGCGAGGAACGATCCCCACGAGTGGCCCAGCAGGACGAGGGGCAGCTCCGGGTGAGCATCGCGGATGATGCCGCTGAGCTGCCGCACCGCGGCGACGGCGGCCACGTGCCCGCCCACCCCGAGCCGGCCCAGGCGCCGCGCATCGCCGTGCTGCTTCAGGCCGGTGCGACCGTGACCGCGATGATCGTCGGCATAGACGACGAAGCCGGCGCCGGTGAGCGCCTCGACGACGTGCGCATACCGGCCCGCGTGCTCGCCGACCCCGTGCAGGAGCTGGACCACGCCGCGCGGGGCGCCCGCGGGCTCGTGGATGTCGTAGACGATCGCGACGCCGTGCGCATCGATGAACTCGGGCATGTGAGGACCCTAGCCGCAGCGGATGACGCGCGTCGTCACGGCGCGTAACCGATATCGGCGATCGCGATTTCCTTTAGCAAAGCTAATGAGCTAGACTAATGATTCGCATGACTAACGAATCTCTCCCCTCCGACGCCTCCGAGATCCGTGCCGCCGTCTTCCGCCTGTCGCGGCGTATGCGCCAGCAGCGGGCGGTCGCCGAGATGACCGACGGCCAGTTCGCGGTCCTCGCCCACCTCAACTCGCTCGGGCCGCACACGCTCTCCGCGCTCGCCGACCGCGAGGGCATCACGGCGCCGTCGATGAACCGCACCGTCAACGGCCTCGAGGAGCTCGGCTTCCTCACGCGCACCGAGGATCCCGACGACCGTCGCCGCGTGAGCATCGCGATCACCGACGCGGGGCGCGAGGTCGTGACCGAGACGACGCGGCGCCGCGACGAGTGGCTCGCCCGCGTGCTCGCGGGCCTCAACGCCGACGACCGAGCGGCCCTGCGCCGCGCCGCCGAGGTGATCCTCCGCGAGGTCGAGCGCGACCCCCGACTCACCGCCGAGCAGAAGGAGGCCCAGAAGTGAACGCGATGTTCCGATCCTTCGCCTCGTTCAACTACCGCGTCTGGTTCCTCGGCGCGCTCGTCTCGAACATCGGCTCGTGGATGCAGTCGACGGCCCAGAGCTGGGTCGTGCTCACCTACCTCACCCACAACGATGCCGGCGCGATGGGCCTGACGATGGCGCTGCAGTTCGCGCCGCCGCTGCTGCTCGTGGGCGTGACGGGCTGGGTGGTCGATCGCTTCGACCGGCGCAAGCTGCTCATCCTCACGCAGGTGCTCATGGGCATCGTCTCGGTCGTGATCGGCACGCTGCTGCTGACCGGCGTCATGACGCTCGGCCTGATGTACGTGTTCGCCTTCCTCACCGGGCTGATCGTGGCCTTCGACAACCCCGCGCGTCAGACCTTCGTCACCGACATCGTCGACCGCGAGCTCGCCTCCAACGCCGTGGCGCTCAACGCGGCGTCGTTCAACAGCGCGCGCATGATCGGCCCCGCCGCGGCCGGCGTGCTGATCGTCGTGATCGGCTCGGGGTGGGTGTTCCTCATGAACGCGATCACCTTCGCCGGCATGATCATCGCGCTCTCGCTCGTGCGCGTGCACGAGCTGCAGCCCCGCGCCGTCTCGTCGGGCCGCTCGCGCCTGAGCGAGGGCTTCCGCTACGTGCGCACCCGGCCCGACCTCATCGTCATCTTCGTCATGGTGTTCCTCATGGGCGCGCTGGCGATGAACTTCCCGATCTACGCCTCGACCATGGCGCTCGAGTTCGGCCGCGAGGCCGACGGGTTCGGCCTGCTCAGCTCGATCATCGCGATCGGCTCGCTCGCCGGAGCGCTCATGGCCGCGCGGCGCGATCGCGCCCGGCTGCGCGTCGTCGTCGCCGCGGCGGGCGCGTTCGCCGTCGTGGCGTTCCTGTCGTCGCTCATGCCGACCTACACGCTGTACGCGATCGTCATCGTCGGCATCGGCTTCGCCACGGTCACCCTGCTGACCACCGCGAACGGGTATGTGCAGACGAGCACGCCGCCCGACGTGCGCGGCCGGGTCATGGCGATCTACATGGCGATCCTCATGGGCGGCACCCCGGTGGGCGCGCCGATCGTGGGCTGGGTGGCGGCCGAGTGGGGCCCGCGCGCGGCCATCAACGTGGGAGCGGTGGGCGGCCTCGTGGCCTGCCTCATCGGCCTGACGTGGATGCTCGCCTCCGGCCGCGTGCACCGGCGCAAGCTGTCGTTCTCGATCGACGAGACCGTGTCGATCCCCGTCGTGAAGCCCGGGCCCGAGCAGTTCAGCGACGAGATCGCCAACACCACGCCCATCCCGATCGTGCCCGACCCCGAGCAGGACGCCGACGGCCCCGCCGCTCCGCGGCGCTGACGGGGGTTCCGGTAGGGTTTTCGCGCCCGCTCCGGAGAGGATCCCCATGGCCCAGTTCGACCTGCCGCTCGATGAGCTGCGCGCCTACCGTGCCACGCACGAGGCCCCGGCCGACTTCGACGACTTCTGGCTGACGACGCTCGCCGCGGCGCGCGAGAAGGGCTGGGAGACGCGCGTGGAGCCCGTCGACAACGGGCTCGCGATCGTCGCCTCGAGCGACGTGACGTTCGCCGGCTTCGCGGGCGATCCGATCCGGGCCTGGTGGCACCGGCCGGCCGATCGCGAGCCGATCGGCGTGGTCGTGGAGTTTCTCGGCTACAGCGGCGGGCGCGGCCTGCCGCACCAGCAGGGCACCTGGCCGCTGGCGGGGTACGCGCACCTGCTCGTCGACTCGCGCGGGCAGGGCTACGGCCAGCAGTGGCCGGGCGCCACCGCCGATCCCCACGGCAGCGGCGGCTCGGCGGCGCCGGGCCAGATGACCCGCGGCATCGAGGACCCCGAGACGTACTACTACCGGCGCCTGTACACCGACGCCGCGCTCGCCCTCGACGTCGCCCGCGGCCTCGCCGGCACGGGTGTGCCGCTGTTCGTCGCGGGCATCAGCCAGGGCGGCGGGCTGACGATCGCCGCCGCCGCGCTCGACGCCCTGGCCGGTCGCGGCGCGATCGCGGGCGCCCTGCCCGACGTGCCGTTCCTGTGCGACTTCCCGCGCGCCACGACGCTCGTGGCCATCCACCCCTACGGCGAGATCGTGACGTATCTGGCGGCGTTCCGCGATCGCGTCGACCAGACCTTCCGCACGCTGTCGTACTTCGACGGCGTGCACCTGGCCGCCCGCGCCCAGGCGCCGGCGCTGTTCTCGGCCGCCCTCATGGACGAGGTCTGCCCGCCGTCGACCGTGTTCGGCGCCTACAACGCGTGGCCATCGGACGACAAGGCGATCGAGGTCTACCCGTTCAACGGCCACGAGGGCGGCGGCGTCTACCACCGCGCCGCGCAGCTGGAGTGGCTGCGCGCCCGGGTGGGCTGAGCCGGGCGGCCCCGGGCT
This genomic interval from Microbacterium sediminis contains the following:
- a CDS encoding DNA-methyltransferase — its product is MSPEPGRVTIHQADNLDVARALPDGAFTLIYLDPPFNTGRSRSHRPQAPAPSGAAEPVHAGFRGREYARVRGALREYDDRFDDYWSFLEPRLTEAWRLLAADGTLYVHLDYREAHYAKVLLDAVFGRDRFLNELIWAYDYGAKTRRRWPTKHDTILVYVKDPERYWFDSDAVDREPYMAPGLVTPDKAARGKLPTDVWWHTIVPTTGRERTGYPTQKPEGILRRIVQASSRPGDHVLDLFAGSGTTGAVASALGRHATLVDDNPEAIRVMRERIPHAHLGTLVMPRRADAAGIV
- a CDS encoding acetylxylan esterase, giving the protein MAQFDLPLDELRAYRATHEAPADFDDFWLTTLAAAREKGWETRVEPVDNGLAIVASSDVTFAGFAGDPIRAWWHRPADREPIGVVVEFLGYSGGRGLPHQQGTWPLAGYAHLLVDSRGQGYGQQWPGATADPHGSGGSAAPGQMTRGIEDPETYYYRRLYTDAALALDVARGLAGTGVPLFVAGISQGGGLTIAAAALDALAGRGAIAGALPDVPFLCDFPRATTLVAIHPYGEIVTYLAAFRDRVDQTFRTLSYFDGVHLAARAQAPALFSAALMDEVCPPSTVFGAYNAWPSDDKAIEVYPFNGHEGGGVYHRAAQLEWLRARVG
- a CDS encoding alpha/beta fold hydrolase, translating into MPEFIDAHGVAIVYDIHEPAGAPRGVVQLLHGVGEHAGRYAHVVEALTGAGFVVYADDHRGHGRTGLKQHGDARRLGRLGVGGHVAAVAAVRQLSGIIRDAHPELPLVLLGHSWGSFLAQILLDLDPADFAGVALSGSSLRWPGSLNAGDLNRRWAGPEANGLEWLSTDPAVASAFHADPLTTSTPLLRLFGPLNAARLFGRPRRGLREAAGHDIPVLLMVGRDDSVGGPRAVHRLAHAYRTRSGLDDVTTLVYPGARHEIFNDVSWPQARADLLAWLDARFPPP
- a CDS encoding MFS transporter produces the protein MFRSFASFNYRVWFLGALVSNIGSWMQSTAQSWVVLTYLTHNDAGAMGLTMALQFAPPLLLVGVTGWVVDRFDRRKLLILTQVLMGIVSVVIGTLLLTGVMTLGLMYVFAFLTGLIVAFDNPARQTFVTDIVDRELASNAVALNAASFNSARMIGPAAAGVLIVVIGSGWVFLMNAITFAGMIIALSLVRVHELQPRAVSSGRSRLSEGFRYVRTRPDLIVIFVMVFLMGALAMNFPIYASTMALEFGREADGFGLLSSIIAIGSLAGALMAARRDRARLRVVVAAAGAFAVVAFLSSLMPTYTLYAIVIVGIGFATVTLLTTANGYVQTSTPPDVRGRVMAIYMAILMGGTPVGAPIVGWVAAEWGPRAAINVGAVGGLVACLIGLTWMLASGRVHRRKLSFSIDETVSIPVVKPGPEQFSDEIANTTPIPIVPDPEQDADGPAAPRR
- a CDS encoding MarR family winged helix-turn-helix transcriptional regulator; the protein is MTNESLPSDASEIRAAVFRLSRRMRQQRAVAEMTDGQFAVLAHLNSLGPHTLSALADREGITAPSMNRTVNGLEELGFLTRTEDPDDRRRVSIAITDAGREVVTETTRRRDEWLARVLAGLNADDRAALRRAAEVILREVERDPRLTAEQKEAQK
- a CDS encoding lipoate--protein ligase family protein, producing the protein MHGEFKVPGGKLVVVDLEVADGRISDFHLAGDFFLEPDDALLDINAAVNGLPDTADVAQIAAAVRGALPDGAQLLGFTPESVGTAVRRALVTAADWHDFAWEIVDDPAVSPMMNLALDEVLTERVGDGRRKPTLRIWEWDESAVVIGSFQSYRNEVDPEGAAKHGFQVVRRISGGGAMLMGAEQIVTYSLYVPASLVAGLTFADSYAFLDDWVLQALRSLGIDATYQPLNDITSPSGKIGGAAQKRLANGGVLHHATLSYDIDGQVLNEVLRIGREKLSDKGTVSAAKRVDPLRSQTGLPRRAIIDRFMETFASYAGATRGTITPEEYAAAEELVRTKFSTDAWLHRVP
- a CDS encoding MFS transporter, with the protein product MFLHVLVNTAVANITTSFLWFALTFWIYAETRNVIATGVIGGAYMLFVSVFSMFFGTLVDRFRKKPVMVWATFIALIVFILDSAYFFWVGEGAITDLTGPAFWIFAVVMLAGAVVEQLRNIALSTTVTLLVPDDKHANANGLVGTVQGLAMLVTSVFSGLSVGFLGMGWTLVIGVTALALTMLHLLTLRIPEREIVHVEQVTKWVDIRGGWRAVLAAPGLLALVLFTTLNNFVGGIYMALMDPYGIDLFGVQGWGIWFAVASTGFIVGGSIIGARGLGRQPIRTMLIVAAGIGVVGALFGIREWGWLFIVGIWVYFAFVPAVEAAEQTVIQRVVPYEKQGRVFGFAMTFEAASAPITALLIAPIAQVWIIPYMRTDAGQAQWEWLLGTGQSRGIALLFLIGGAICTVLALLAFLTPQYRLLARQYEASAPAAGVEPAGAEDGRTTA
- a CDS encoding LLM class F420-dependent oxidoreductase yields the protein MRFGIFIPQGWRFDLVGIDPAEHWRTMNGLAQRADAGPWESIWVYDHFHTTPVPSAEATHEAWTLMSAFAASTSRVRLGQMCTCMGYRNPAYLAKVAATVDHVSGGRVEMGIGAGWYEHEWRAYGYGFPEAPERLRMLREGVDIMQQAWLTGKATLDGEFYQVDGAIVQPLPLQDGGIPFWIAGGGEKVTLRIAAQYASYTNFSGDLEGFQAKSAILRGHTDRIGRDFSEITRSANYNTVIGETEAEVEERLAAIEARLAPHLGDKLEGVMAGYRAPGALVGTVEQVTEKLAAVGEAGLAYAITYFPEAAYDPSGMELFEQKVIPALG